From Thermoplasmata archaeon, the proteins below share one genomic window:
- a CDS encoding NADP-dependent oxidoreductase, translating to MAARMKAIRVHSRDGPKAIVYEDVAVPTAGPGEALVRVHAVGITPTEFTWNSTFTTSEGKDRLPSIPGFEVSGILEKPGAAITGLRTGEAVYGLLNFWRDGAAAEYVVARAADLAPKPASLDHVQAAAVPLSGLTAWQALFDHAGLEAGQRVLIHGAAGGVGTYAVQLAHWHGAHVIATASARNHAFLRELGATDVLDYNAARFEDRARGVDAVIDTVGGETLERSWGVLRRGGVLVTIAGDAPEETARTHGVRGVSMLVQPSRSQLVELGRLLDAGTIRPVVEGSFPLARAREAYEHGLLGHNRGKTVLRVVA from the coding sequence ATGGCTGCCCGCATGAAGGCCATCCGGGTTCACTCGCGCGACGGGCCGAAGGCGATCGTGTACGAGGATGTGGCCGTTCCGACCGCGGGCCCGGGCGAGGCGCTCGTCCGTGTCCATGCGGTGGGCATCACCCCGACCGAGTTTACGTGGAACTCCACATTCACCACGTCGGAGGGCAAGGATCGACTGCCCAGCATCCCGGGCTTCGAGGTCTCGGGGATCCTGGAGAAGCCGGGCGCCGCGATTACGGGCCTTCGCACAGGCGAGGCCGTGTACGGCCTGCTCAACTTCTGGCGGGACGGCGCCGCCGCGGAGTACGTCGTGGCGCGGGCCGCGGACCTCGCGCCCAAGCCCGCGTCCCTGGACCACGTCCAGGCGGCCGCGGTGCCCTTGTCCGGTCTCACCGCGTGGCAAGCCCTTTTCGACCACGCGGGGCTGGAGGCGGGACAGCGGGTGCTCATCCACGGAGCCGCCGGCGGGGTGGGGACCTACGCAGTGCAGCTGGCCCACTGGCACGGAGCCCACGTGATCGCCACGGCGTCCGCTCGGAACCATGCGTTCCTGCGCGAGCTCGGCGCGACGGACGTCCTGGACTACAACGCCGCGCGCTTCGAGGATCGCGCGCGCGGGGTGGACGCCGTGATCGACACGGTGGGAGGCGAGACGCTCGAACGATCCTGGGGAGTGCTGCGCCGCGGGGGTGTCCTCGTCACAATCGCGGGTGATGCGCCCGAGGAGACGGCGCGCACGCACGGAGTCCGTGGGGTGTCCATGCTCGTCCAGCCCAGCCGGAGCCAGCTCGTCGAGCTCGGGCGGCTCCTGGACGCTGGGACGATTCGGCCGGTCGTGGAGGGCAGCTTCCCGTTGGCGAGAGCCCGCGAAGCCTATGAGCACGGACTGCTTGGCCACAACCGCGGCAAGACCGTGCTGCGCGTCGTTGCGTGA
- a CDS encoding carboxypeptidase regulatory-like domain-containing protein: MRASSSSLRTVSSYVSVTAALLVAVLVIPAGLVAASGPDGTLQGYVTDHASGTAIPGALVQIRATDLPWTFQATTTATGYYAIALPNHRYTVTVSAPAYSANATSAGVGSGLTTWFNVSLTAASPRSAHIQGYVTDGATNAGITVGRVVMSTAYFYYGSPYTNSSGLNATGYYRIDLVPATYVLSTDGVTGYVPYSHSYLYPNAGSSIWYNFTMTTMTLSYWINGTVEDSTNYTPIPGATVTASVNGQQFASTVSNATGRYSLHTPLGTIALVGDALAYAPYSATAYATFPGQTALNLYLIPLTSRIRGSVMNGLTGAGIGNALVVVSPFWSSGYYDQARTSAAGAYAVPVPVDDYYVAASAPGFTSWTAYAFFFVTGVQWVNITLWPIVAPVKGYVLDGGTGLPLGNEYVYATDVRSGYSAGATSDATGLYSFVLPPSPAVSLRVYGAAPYVGAMLYVTTTAYATTWANITLERLNAQIVANVTDATTGLPIAGAAVSMYWTIGSSFATASASGIATVPVPAGLSLTGYAWATGYQTWSGAVPAVSTSLSLSIALYPSLNTNVTVKGYVRNSLTSGGVSAALVRTMGYGPAYLYGYTNSTGYYSFAVMPAPQTLRATAYGYTAATAAVNPSAGSTIWVNLTITPDATPPQISNFTATPAVNVGLGNPTAPSADINETSPDHVHLSVLLQMATSRGNGTFLDLGMLPDSSVSTTATGPHTQVVRSTWDTRMQVARLSDGTSSTWWTAAPWGAYEILVSGTWTNASLTIPTYAAALFDIRSGSLLYVSTGYGVFGPQDQPTSTFTPAATGLLVNLTSQTVLGSVPVSAPGFRVGSLSASVGTAVPGGSYAALLEAWDAGSNYGRAVTLFQVAADTIPPVARAGPDQTVNQGATVTFNGAGSTDDTGITSYTWTFVDGSPRVLHGATPSYLFRNAGRFTVTLTVTDTGGNTGSATMTVTVRDTTPPTVAFVLPAAKANVSGTITLEATASDNVGVVRVEFLVDGVPVANVTSAPFTFPLNTAGVTNGAHTLTAVAFDAAGNSATATERVTVSNAGSGGFAGMDTTTLFLLLLLVVVFAAVAAVLLIVRGRRRRVRYLPPPPNPPMK, from the coding sequence ATGCGGGCCTCGTCCTCGTCCCTGCGCACCGTCTCGAGCTACGTCTCCGTGACCGCTGCCCTTCTCGTGGCCGTCCTCGTGATCCCTGCCGGGCTCGTGGCGGCCTCGGGCCCGGACGGCACCCTCCAGGGCTACGTGACCGACCACGCGAGCGGCACCGCGATCCCCGGCGCCCTCGTGCAAATCCGAGCCACGGACCTGCCTTGGACCTTCCAGGCCACCACGACCGCGACGGGCTACTACGCGATCGCCCTGCCGAACCACCGGTACACGGTCACCGTGTCGGCCCCCGCGTACTCGGCGAATGCGACGTCCGCGGGGGTGGGGTCGGGCCTGACCACCTGGTTCAATGTGTCCCTAACCGCCGCGTCCCCGCGATCCGCCCACATCCAGGGCTACGTTACGGACGGCGCCACGAACGCGGGCATCACGGTGGGCCGCGTCGTCATGAGCACGGCCTACTTCTACTACGGATCGCCGTACACGAACTCGAGCGGACTCAACGCGACGGGCTACTACCGCATCGACCTCGTCCCCGCCACGTACGTCCTCAGCACGGACGGCGTCACGGGCTACGTCCCGTACAGCCACTCCTACCTCTACCCCAACGCGGGCAGCTCGATCTGGTACAACTTCACCATGACGACGATGACGCTGTCCTACTGGATCAACGGCACCGTGGAGGATTCCACGAACTACACACCGATCCCGGGCGCTACCGTCACGGCCTCCGTGAACGGCCAGCAGTTCGCGTCCACGGTGTCCAATGCGACGGGCCGCTACTCGCTCCACACACCCCTTGGGACGATCGCCCTCGTGGGCGACGCCCTCGCCTACGCGCCGTACTCCGCGACGGCCTACGCCACCTTCCCCGGGCAAACCGCCCTGAACCTCTACCTCATTCCCCTGACGAGCCGCATCCGCGGGTCCGTCATGAACGGGCTCACGGGCGCCGGGATCGGCAACGCCCTCGTCGTCGTGAGTCCGTTCTGGAGTTCGGGTTACTACGATCAAGCGCGGACCTCCGCAGCCGGCGCATACGCCGTCCCGGTCCCCGTCGACGACTACTACGTGGCCGCGAGCGCCCCGGGCTTCACATCCTGGACCGCCTATGCATTCTTCTTCGTCACCGGGGTCCAGTGGGTCAACATCACCCTCTGGCCCATTGTAGCTCCCGTGAAGGGGTACGTGCTCGATGGCGGGACAGGCCTGCCCCTCGGCAACGAGTACGTGTACGCCACCGACGTCCGGTCCGGGTACTCGGCCGGCGCCACGAGCGACGCTACGGGCCTCTACAGCTTCGTCCTGCCGCCGAGCCCTGCCGTCTCGCTGCGCGTGTACGGAGCCGCGCCCTACGTAGGCGCCATGCTCTACGTGACCACGACGGCGTACGCGACCACGTGGGCGAACATCACCCTCGAGCGGCTGAACGCCCAGATCGTGGCCAACGTCACGGACGCCACGACGGGTCTTCCCATCGCGGGTGCAGCGGTCTCCATGTACTGGACCATCGGCTCCAGCTTCGCCACCGCGAGCGCGTCGGGCATCGCCACGGTTCCGGTCCCTGCCGGACTCAGCCTCACCGGATACGCATGGGCCACGGGCTATCAGACTTGGTCCGGCGCGGTTCCAGCCGTGTCCACGTCCCTGTCCCTTTCGATCGCTCTCTATCCCAGCCTGAACACGAACGTCACGGTCAAGGGATACGTGCGCAACTCCCTGACGAGCGGCGGAGTCTCCGCGGCGCTCGTGCGCACCATGGGCTACGGGCCCGCATACCTGTACGGCTACACGAACAGCACAGGATACTACTCGTTCGCCGTAATGCCAGCGCCCCAGACCCTGCGCGCAACCGCGTACGGCTATACGGCAGCGACCGCGGCGGTCAACCCGTCCGCGGGCAGCACGATCTGGGTGAATCTGACGATCACGCCGGACGCCACCCCACCGCAGATCTCGAACTTCACCGCGACCCCGGCGGTCAACGTTGGGCTCGGCAACCCCACCGCGCCGTCCGCGGACATCAACGAGACGAGCCCGGACCATGTTCACCTGTCCGTACTCCTCCAGATGGCCACCTCCCGCGGCAACGGCACCTTCTTGGACCTCGGAATGCTCCCGGACAGCTCCGTGTCCACGACCGCGACGGGTCCCCACACGCAGGTCGTCCGGTCGACATGGGACACCCGCATGCAGGTGGCCCGCCTGTCCGATGGAACCAGCTCCACCTGGTGGACCGCGGCGCCTTGGGGCGCCTACGAGATCCTGGTGTCCGGCACGTGGACGAACGCGTCGCTGACCATTCCCACGTACGCCGCCGCCCTGTTCGATATCCGGTCCGGGAGTCTCCTGTACGTGTCCACGGGCTACGGGGTCTTCGGTCCCCAAGATCAGCCGACCTCCACGTTCACGCCTGCGGCGACCGGTCTCCTCGTGAACCTGACCTCCCAGACCGTCCTGGGCAGCGTCCCGGTGTCCGCCCCGGGCTTCCGCGTCGGGAGCCTGTCGGCGTCCGTCGGGACCGCCGTGCCGGGCGGCAGCTATGCGGCGCTCCTCGAGGCCTGGGACGCGGGGTCCAACTACGGCCGCGCCGTCACCCTGTTCCAGGTTGCCGCGGACACGATCCCGCCCGTCGCGCGGGCTGGACCGGATCAGACCGTGAACCAGGGCGCGACGGTAACGTTCAACGGGGCCGGGTCCACGGACGACACGGGCATTACGAGCTACACCTGGACCTTCGTGGACGGGTCGCCCCGGGTTCTCCACGGCGCCACCCCATCCTACCTCTTCCGGAACGCGGGGAGGTTCACGGTCACGCTCACCGTGACGGACACGGGAGGGAACACGGGCTCCGCCACGATGACCGTGACGGTCCGGGACACCACCCCGCCCACGGTGGCCTTCGTCCTGCCGGCGGCGAAGGCGAACGTCTCCGGGACGATCACCCTGGAGGCGACCGCCTCCGACAACGTCGGCGTGGTCCGGGTGGAGTTCCTCGTGGACGGCGTGCCGGTCGCCAACGTGACGAGCGCGCCCTTCACATTCCCCCTGAACACGGCGGGCGTCACGAACGGCGCACACACGCTGACCGCGGTCGCCTTTGACGCCGCAGGCAATTCCGCGACGGCCACGGAGCGGGTCACCGTGTCGAACGCAGGGAGCGGCGGATTCGCTGGGATGGACACCACCACGCTGTTCCTCCTGCTCCTCCTCGTCGTGGTCTTTGCAGCCGTTGCCGCGGTGCTCCTCATCGTGCGGGGTCGTCGACGCCGGGTTCGCTACCTGCCTCCGCCGCCGAACCCGCCCATGAAATGA
- a CDS encoding pirin family protein: MTESDSNPPRRIEAILPSRETIEGAGVHLRRAFGYYEVPRLDPFLMLDDFRSQNPAEFVAGFPWHPHRGIETVTYMIDGFVQHEDSIGNKGVIRAGDVQWMTAGSGIIHQEMPKHLDDGKMGGFQLWVNLPADHKMMDPRYREVKSGVIPQFEAAKGVTVRVIAGEVHGVQGPVRDIVVEPEYLDVRIEPHGAFEHSIKEGHRAFAYVLGGRGRFDEDSGEIVDHENLILYRDGDRVRIEAMDQPLRFLLVSGKPLHEPVAWWGPIVMNNRRELEAAVQEFQNGTFVKQGAAVA; the protein is encoded by the coding sequence ATGACCGAGTCAGATTCCAATCCTCCCCGGCGCATCGAAGCGATCCTGCCCAGCCGCGAGACGATCGAGGGTGCGGGTGTGCACCTCCGCCGCGCGTTCGGGTACTACGAGGTGCCGCGCCTCGACCCCTTCCTCATGCTCGATGACTTCCGCTCCCAGAATCCTGCCGAGTTCGTCGCGGGATTCCCCTGGCATCCGCACCGCGGGATCGAGACGGTCACCTACATGATCGACGGCTTCGTCCAGCACGAGGACAGCATCGGCAACAAGGGCGTCATCCGGGCCGGGGACGTCCAGTGGATGACCGCGGGCAGCGGGATCATCCATCAGGAGATGCCCAAGCACCTGGACGACGGGAAGATGGGCGGCTTCCAGCTCTGGGTGAACCTCCCTGCGGACCACAAGATGATGGACCCACGATACCGGGAGGTCAAGAGCGGCGTCATCCCCCAGTTCGAGGCCGCGAAGGGCGTGACCGTCCGCGTGATCGCCGGCGAGGTCCACGGAGTTCAGGGACCCGTCCGAGACATCGTCGTCGAGCCCGAGTACCTCGACGTCCGGATCGAGCCCCATGGCGCGTTCGAGCATTCGATCAAGGAGGGCCACCGCGCCTTCGCGTACGTACTCGGTGGCCGCGGGCGGTTCGACGAGGACAGCGGGGAGATCGTTGACCACGAAAACCTGATCCTGTATCGGGATGGGGACCGCGTGCGGATCGAGGCGATGGATCAGCCTCTCCGATTCCTCCTCGTGTCCGGCAAGCCTCTCCACGAGCCCGTGGCCTGGTGGGGACCGATCGTGATGAACAACCGCCGGGAACTCGAAGCCGCGGTCCAAGAGTTCCAGAACGGGACGTTCGTCAAGCAGGGCGCCGCGGTGGCGTGA
- a CDS encoding VOC family protein, with amino-acid sequence MKARFRYTGIRVRDLRRSLAFYTRFFGMEIIGRGTMPHGGKYVHLRTPGSQQRLELNWYPKGSRFYTPYRRGEEMDHLAFVVPDVRVAYRELVRNGARPAVDPAHSEGTEVYVKDPDGIWIELLQ; translated from the coding sequence ATGAAGGCTCGATTCCGGTACACGGGCATCCGCGTGCGCGACCTGCGTCGTTCGCTTGCCTTTTATACGAGGTTCTTTGGCATGGAGATCATCGGCCGAGGGACGATGCCGCACGGCGGGAAGTACGTCCACCTGCGGACCCCGGGGTCCCAGCAGCGCCTTGAGCTGAACTGGTACCCGAAGGGCAGCCGGTTCTACACGCCCTACCGGCGAGGCGAGGAGATGGACCACCTGGCCTTCGTGGTCCCGGACGTGCGCGTCGCGTACCGCGAGCTGGTTCGAAACGGGGCTCGGCCTGCGGTGGACCCGGCCCATTCCGAGGGCACGGAGGTCTACGTCAAGGATCCGGACGGGATCTGGATCGAGCTACTGCAGTAG
- a CDS encoding metalloregulator ArsR/SmtB family transcription factor produces the protein MRSFKVIKDPEAFQLLADETRRRIIYLLRAKEMTVAQIAEELKLTPQAIYHHIRKLKDADMVEVAREERVDHFIETYYRATAEMFNMAHGQSGSEKVMEEETREALSALDKVGLKVEVDAELVTKVVELMKNMKEPGSTTQWTEKVNELDDLSFLSKQALLEFITLMAMNDKEFETFLKCYRELRKTLRSTLQEPMAIAVKS, from the coding sequence ATGCGGTCCTTCAAGGTGATCAAAGACCCCGAGGCGTTCCAGCTCCTGGCGGACGAGACGCGACGGCGAATCATCTATCTCCTCCGGGCCAAGGAGATGACCGTCGCGCAGATCGCCGAGGAACTCAAGCTCACGCCGCAGGCCATCTACCACCACATCCGCAAGCTCAAGGACGCCGACATGGTCGAAGTCGCCAGGGAGGAGCGGGTGGACCACTTCATCGAAACGTACTACCGCGCGACCGCCGAGATGTTCAACATGGCCCACGGGCAGAGCGGGAGCGAGAAGGTGATGGAGGAGGAGACCCGCGAGGCGCTCAGTGCGCTCGACAAGGTGGGTCTCAAGGTGGAGGTGGACGCGGAACTCGTTACCAAGGTCGTCGAGCTCATGAAGAACATGAAGGAGCCCGGATCGACCACGCAGTGGACGGAAAAGGTCAACGAGCTCGACGACCTAAGCTTCCTCTCCAAGCAGGCCCTCCTCGAGTTCATCACGCTCATGGCGATGAACGACAAGGAGTTCGAAACCTTCCTGAAGTGCTACCGCGAACTGCGGAAGACCCTGCGGTCCACCCTCCAGGAGCCCATGGCCATCGCCGTGAAGTCCTAA
- a CDS encoding DNA primase gives MVRPRYELPNGLRPAALAERRLFYSRLMDYDAAERWFASFPGERLFALILGRHSGIYPRRFRSLKNISLLVEDARTVRELRPYLLKYLPEGVYYDRNAYLSVDGARRDGLDYAHAWRSHWVRGQELAFDLDPENLDCPIHGDITAKMRRHQGLSFCDWEFEETRRQAAELHDALAREWSTLSVVYSGRGFHVHVLDEDAYALTKTERTRIARRFGTRFALDEWVTTGEMRLIRLPYSLHGMVSRIVVPVPRNALEDFGYDDARTTPAFPRG, from the coding sequence GTGGTCCGCCCTCGCTACGAGCTCCCTAACGGCCTCCGGCCCGCGGCGCTCGCCGAGCGGCGCCTGTTCTACTCGCGGCTCATGGACTACGACGCCGCGGAGCGCTGGTTCGCGTCGTTCCCGGGGGAGCGGCTCTTCGCCCTGATCCTGGGGCGCCATTCGGGGATCTATCCCCGGCGCTTCCGCTCCCTGAAGAACATCTCCCTCCTCGTGGAGGACGCCCGCACGGTCCGGGAGCTCCGGCCCTACCTGCTCAAGTATCTCCCGGAGGGCGTGTACTACGACCGGAACGCCTACCTCTCCGTGGACGGAGCGCGGCGCGACGGGCTGGACTACGCCCACGCCTGGCGGAGCCACTGGGTGCGCGGGCAGGAGCTCGCCTTCGACCTGGACCCGGAGAACCTCGACTGCCCGATTCACGGCGATATCACGGCCAAGATGCGCCGCCACCAGGGGCTGTCCTTCTGTGACTGGGAGTTCGAGGAGACGCGGCGCCAAGCCGCGGAACTCCACGATGCCCTGGCCCGGGAATGGTCCACGCTCTCCGTGGTCTACTCCGGACGAGGATTCCATGTGCACGTCCTCGATGAGGACGCGTACGCCCTGACGAAGACCGAGCGGACCCGCATCGCGCGCCGCTTCGGGACGCGGTTCGCCCTCGACGAATGGGTGACCACGGGGGAGATGCGTCTCATCCGTCTTCCGTACTCCCTGCACGGCATGGTGTCGCGGATCGTGGTGCCGGTCCCCCGCAATGCCCTGGAGGACTTCGGCTATGACGATGCTCGAACCACGCCCGCGTTCCCGCGCGGATGA
- a CDS encoding ArsA family ATPase encodes MTTLPELLKDRTSLRYIFTGGKGGVGKTVSAAGLAYHYAEDGETVLLASLNPVHSLSSLFGQDLSGGKVRAVQGTKGVHAVEVETTEVVAKYRESIKGRVKEFLKWADIPLDARPFIEIATTNPAFEESAMFDRMVDYILTEGESYDRVIFDTAAVANAVRLIGLSKIYGLWLNRMIDSRKEALSLRVQLSFRKEKMIEEVKKDPLMADLISMNERFEKAKTVLVDPERTAFFFVTLPLGLPIAVVRRFIGMVRKFNIPVGGVIVNEILRPEVAQMAGAGDYLVNKYQEQLGYMRTLYRDLGPLVVSYIPLYPSEVTGTDAVARVSSDMMNYTPAFVPELASTA; translated from the coding sequence ATGACGACTCTGCCCGAACTCCTGAAAGACCGAACCAGTCTCCGGTACATCTTCACGGGCGGAAAGGGTGGCGTGGGGAAGACCGTGTCCGCGGCGGGCCTCGCCTACCACTACGCCGAGGACGGCGAAACGGTCCTCCTGGCCTCCCTGAACCCCGTGCACTCCCTGTCGAGCCTGTTCGGCCAGGACCTCTCCGGCGGCAAGGTGCGCGCCGTGCAGGGGACGAAGGGCGTGCACGCGGTCGAGGTCGAGACCACGGAGGTCGTGGCCAAGTACCGCGAGTCCATCAAGGGTCGGGTGAAGGAGTTCCTCAAGTGGGCGGACATCCCCCTGGACGCGCGGCCGTTCATCGAGATCGCGACGACGAACCCGGCGTTCGAGGAGAGCGCCATGTTCGACCGAATGGTCGACTACATCCTGACGGAAGGCGAGTCCTACGACCGGGTCATATTCGATACCGCAGCCGTGGCCAACGCGGTGCGGCTCATCGGGCTGAGCAAGATCTACGGCCTCTGGCTGAACCGGATGATCGATTCGCGGAAGGAGGCCCTCTCGTTGCGCGTGCAGCTCTCCTTCCGCAAGGAGAAGATGATCGAGGAGGTCAAGAAGGACCCGCTCATGGCGGACCTGATCTCCATGAACGAACGCTTCGAGAAGGCGAAGACCGTCCTCGTGGACCCGGAGCGCACGGCCTTCTTCTTCGTCACCCTGCCCCTGGGCCTGCCCATCGCGGTCGTCCGGCGGTTCATCGGGATGGTCCGGAAGTTCAACATCCCGGTCGGCGGCGTGATCGTGAACGAGATCCTGCGACCTGAGGTGGCGCAGATGGCCGGGGCGGGCGACTACCTGGTGAACAAGTACCAGGAGCAGCTGGGTTACATGCGGACGCTCTACCGCGACCTCGGGCCACTGGTGGTCTCTTACATTCCGCTGTACCCGTCCGAGGTCACCGGCACGGACGCCGTGGCCCGCGTGTCTTCAGACATGATGAACTACACGCCGGCTTTTGTCCCCGAGCTGGCGAGCACGGCATGA
- a CDS encoding TRC40/GET3/ArsA family transport-energizing ATPase, translating into MGLESFFEQKGDKGIVIFAGKGGLGKTTCSAGLSHYMASKRGRRVMCFSTDPQASLSDIFDRDIFGKGTIQVIPNLDVVEIDADKRVADYQAEVKQKILTMYGLTELPQEIEEYIDSTSAEPAMYESATYDAMADLVATSHHDLYVFDMPPFGHGVRMIAMAEILSKWVGKITEAREKAQEYEAIAATLKGGKVSEDEVLRELNDIQAKITRFTDLMVDQKRTSFFMVLIPERMAILDTERALQMFDALGLQMAGLIVNQVYPPELLEAKGEAGEFMRNRAQSQQKYLAEIKSKFGSKVVAVLPMYPKEPRGLDMIARVSEDLMHGPGL; encoded by the coding sequence ATGGGCCTCGAGTCGTTCTTCGAGCAGAAGGGAGACAAGGGGATCGTCATCTTCGCGGGGAAGGGAGGCCTCGGGAAGACCACGTGCAGCGCGGGCCTGTCTCACTACATGGCCTCGAAGCGCGGTCGCCGCGTGATGTGCTTCTCCACGGACCCCCAGGCGAGCCTGAGCGACATCTTCGACCGGGACATCTTCGGGAAGGGGACGATTCAGGTGATCCCGAACCTGGACGTCGTGGAGATCGACGCCGACAAACGCGTTGCGGACTACCAGGCCGAGGTGAAGCAGAAGATCCTCACGATGTACGGCCTGACCGAACTGCCGCAGGAGATCGAGGAGTACATCGACTCGACGTCCGCCGAACCGGCGATGTACGAGTCGGCCACGTACGACGCGATGGCGGACCTTGTGGCGACCAGCCACCACGACCTCTATGTGTTCGACATGCCGCCGTTCGGCCACGGCGTGCGCATGATCGCCATGGCGGAGATCCTGAGCAAGTGGGTGGGTAAGATCACGGAGGCGCGAGAGAAGGCGCAGGAGTACGAGGCGATCGCGGCCACCCTGAAGGGCGGGAAGGTCTCCGAGGACGAGGTCCTCCGCGAGCTGAACGACATCCAGGCCAAGATCACCCGCTTCACGGACCTCATGGTGGACCAGAAGCGCACCTCGTTCTTCATGGTCCTGATCCCGGAGCGGATGGCGATCCTGGACACGGAGCGGGCGCTCCAGATGTTCGACGCGCTCGGGCTGCAGATGGCGGGCCTCATCGTGAACCAGGTGTACCCGCCGGAATTGCTCGAGGCGAAGGGTGAAGCGGGCGAGTTCATGCGGAACCGCGCCCAGAGCCAGCAGAAGTACCTGGCCGAGATCAAGTCCAAGTTCGGCTCCAAGGTGGTCGCCGTACTCCCCATGTATCCGAAGGAGCCGCGGGGTCTGGACATGATTGCGCGGGTCTCGGAAGACCTCATGCACGGGCCCGGACTCTAG